The following are encoded together in the Desulfurellaceae bacterium genome:
- a CDS encoding tetratricopeptide repeat protein, with translation EQDGKFVLAKINVDDNPMLAQAFAIQSIPAVKAIRNGAIAGEFLGAQPEPAIRQFVADLLPSEAESLAREGMRLAEEGKTQGAESLYRAALSKEENQPLALLGLSRLLVERGDDADALALLGKIPLNTPESDAAQQLMSQIRLKQGGENAGNEQEYRDKLAANPDDLEARFELAQALAASGKYQEALTEYLEIVKKDRGFQDDGARKAMLEVFDVVGARSELSEHFRSELAKVLFS, from the coding sequence AGAGCAGGACGGCAAGTTCGTGCTGGCCAAAATCAATGTGGATGACAACCCGATGCTGGCCCAGGCGTTTGCCATCCAGAGCATTCCGGCCGTCAAGGCGATCCGCAACGGCGCCATTGCCGGAGAGTTTCTGGGAGCCCAGCCGGAGCCGGCTATCCGCCAGTTTGTGGCAGACCTGCTGCCGTCCGAGGCCGAGAGTCTGGCCCGTGAGGGCATGCGGCTGGCAGAGGAGGGCAAAACCCAGGGTGCCGAGAGCCTGTATCGGGCGGCGCTGTCAAAGGAAGAAAACCAGCCTCTGGCCTTGCTCGGGCTGAGCCGCCTGCTGGTCGAGCGTGGGGACGACGCCGATGCCCTGGCGCTGCTGGGCAAGATCCCGCTCAACACGCCAGAATCGGACGCCGCCCAGCAGCTGATGTCCCAGATTCGCCTCAAGCAGGGCGGGGAAAATGCGGGCAATGAACAGGAGTACCGGGACAAGCTGGCGGCCAATCCCGACGACCTGGAGGCGCGTTTTGAGTTGGCCCAGGCTCTGGCCGCCTCGGGCAAATACCAGGAGGCGCTGACCGAATATCTGGAGATCGTAAAAAAAGATCGCGGCTTTCAGGACGACGGCGCGCGTAAGGCGATGCTGGAGGTCTTTGACGTGGTTGGGGCGCGCAGCGAGCTGTCCGAGCATTTCCGGTCCGAGCTGGCCAAGGTGTTGTTCAGTTAG
- the leuD gene encoding 3-isopropylmalate dehydratase small subunit — protein sequence MDKFTVVTGIAAPLDRVNVDTDQIIPKQYLKTIKRTGLREGLFSDWRYTSSGETDTSFFMNQPRYQNAAILVAGNNFGCGSSREHAPWALLDYGLRCVIAPSFADIFFNNCFKNGMLPVVLTTDEVAQLIAEIEASPGCELSVDLAAQTVTTPSGTSFHFEVDPFRKNCLLNGLDEIGLTLQNEADITAYEQRRRQDAPWLFLEDA from the coding sequence ATGGACAAATTCACCGTCGTCACAGGCATTGCCGCCCCGCTGGATCGGGTCAATGTCGATACCGACCAGATCATTCCCAAGCAGTATCTCAAAACCATCAAACGCACCGGACTGCGCGAGGGGCTGTTTTCAGACTGGCGCTACACCAGCAGTGGTGAGACGGACACCAGCTTCTTCATGAACCAGCCGCGCTACCAGAACGCCGCCATCCTGGTCGCCGGCAACAACTTCGGCTGTGGCTCGTCGCGCGAACACGCGCCCTGGGCGCTGCTCGACTACGGGTTGCGGTGTGTGATTGCGCCCAGTTTTGCCGACATCTTTTTCAATAACTGCTTCAAGAACGGCATGTTGCCGGTTGTGCTCACCACCGACGAGGTCGCCCAGCTCATCGCCGAGATCGAGGCCAGCCCGGGCTGTGAACTGAGCGTTGACCTGGCCGCCCAGACGGTGACGACGCCGTCCGGGACCAGCTTCCACTTTGAGGTCGATCCCTTTCGCAAGAACTGTCTGCTGAACGGGCTGGACGAGATCGGCCTGACCCTGCAGAACGAGGCCGATATCACAGCCTATGAGCAGCGCCGCAGGCAAGACGCGCCGTGGTTGTTTCTGGAGGATGCCTGA
- the leuC gene encoding 3-isopropylmalate dehydratase large subunit — protein sequence MAAKTMFEKIWDAHLVRTEPDGTALLYIDRHLVHEVTSPQAFEGLQLTGRSLRRPQAALAVPDHNVPTTDRDKPIEDRVSAKQVETLEENCQATAMPLFSMNDIRQGIVHVIGPEQGFTLPGTTIVCGDSHTATHGAFGALAFGIGTSEVEHVLATQCLLQKRAKTMAVRVDGTLPEGCTAKDIILAVIGTIGTAGGTGHVIEYMGSAIEALSMEGRMTLCNMSIEAGARAGMVAPDHKTYDYLRGRPLAPQGAVFDRAVAAWQQLPSDPGARFDASVELRAEDIRPQVTWGTNPGMVTDIAGTVPDPKDMPTPDMQEATERALAYMDLKAGTPITDIPIDKVFIGSCTNSRIEDLRAAAACISGKQVAASVQALVVPGSGLIKQQAEEEGLDQIFKQAGFEWREAGCSMCLAMNADVLQPGERCASTSNRNFEGRQGKGGRTHLVSPAMAAAAAVAGHFVDIRSWS from the coding sequence ATGGCCGCCAAGACCATGTTTGAAAAAATCTGGGACGCGCACCTCGTGCGGACCGAGCCGGACGGAACGGCGCTGCTGTACATTGACCGCCATCTGGTCCACGAAGTCACCTCGCCCCAGGCGTTTGAGGGTCTGCAACTGACCGGCCGCAGCCTGCGCCGGCCCCAAGCCGCCCTGGCCGTGCCCGACCACAATGTGCCGACGACGGATCGCGACAAACCGATCGAAGACCGGGTCAGCGCCAAACAGGTCGAGACCCTGGAAGAGAACTGCCAGGCTACCGCCATGCCGCTGTTCTCCATGAACGATATCCGCCAGGGCATCGTCCACGTGATCGGTCCCGAGCAGGGCTTTACCCTGCCGGGCACGACGATTGTGTGCGGCGACTCGCATACGGCCACCCACGGCGCGTTCGGGGCGCTGGCTTTCGGCATCGGGACCAGCGAGGTCGAGCACGTCCTGGCCACCCAGTGTCTGCTGCAAAAACGGGCCAAGACCATGGCTGTCCGGGTTGACGGGACGCTGCCCGAGGGCTGTACGGCCAAAGACATCATCCTGGCCGTGATCGGCACGATTGGCACGGCCGGTGGCACCGGGCATGTGATCGAGTATATGGGCTCGGCCATTGAAGCATTGTCGATGGAAGGCCGCATGACGCTGTGCAATATGTCGATTGAGGCCGGCGCCCGGGCCGGCATGGTCGCGCCCGACCACAAGACGTATGACTACCTGCGCGGCCGGCCACTGGCGCCCCAGGGCGCCGTGTTTGATCGGGCGGTCGCGGCCTGGCAACAGCTGCCGTCCGATCCGGGAGCGCGCTTCGATGCCAGCGTCGAGCTGCGAGCCGAAGACATCCGGCCCCAGGTGACCTGGGGAACCAACCCCGGCATGGTGACCGATATCGCCGGCACGGTGCCCGACCCCAAGGATATGCCGACGCCGGACATGCAGGAGGCCACTGAACGCGCCCTGGCCTATATGGACCTCAAAGCCGGCACCCCGATCACCGACATTCCGATCGATAAGGTGTTCATCGGCTCGTGTACCAACTCACGGATCGAAGACCTGCGCGCCGCAGCCGCGTGTATCAGCGGCAAGCAGGTCGCGGCCAGCGTTCAGGCCCTGGTGGTGCCGGGCTCGGGGCTGATCAAACAGCAGGCCGAAGAGGAAGGGCTGGACCAGATCTTCAAACAGGCCGGTTTTGAGTGGCGTGAGGCCGGCTGCTCCATGTGTCTGGCCATGAACGCGGATGTTCTTCAGCCCGGAGAACGCTGCGCCTCGACCAGCAACCGGAATTTTGAAGGCCGCCAGGGCAAGGGCGGTCGGACCCACCTGGTGTCGCCGGCCATGGCGGCGGCGGCGGCGGTGGCCGGGCATTTTGTCGATATTCGAAGCTGGAGCTGA
- a CDS encoding TIGR03619 family F420-dependent LLM class oxidoreductase, producing the protein MKVGVVIRNMGPQATRQIIGDCARAAEQAGFDAAFVVDHLAIPPDQTEGSGGRYFDPLMTLGYIAGVTERIRIGISVLVMPYRPAVLTAKQLATLQELSDNRVILGAGVGWLRQEFEALGVDPRKRGALTNETLEVIHQLFANDVSAYNGTHVKFPEFVFAPRPARPPIWIGGAGPKALERTLRFGDGYYPIGLKPPELTEVKTYLAEEAAKRDRAAPELITGGMIREDPVAMLDRIKMVEEAGADYYVLGLGRYENADGYKRSIDKFATEVMPKL; encoded by the coding sequence ATGAAAGTTGGCGTGGTTATCCGAAATATGGGTCCCCAGGCAACCAGACAGATTATTGGCGACTGCGCCAGGGCTGCGGAACAGGCGGGCTTTGATGCGGCCTTTGTGGTCGATCACTTGGCCATCCCACCCGACCAGACCGAGGGCTCGGGCGGACGCTATTTCGACCCGCTGATGACGCTGGGCTATATCGCCGGGGTTACCGAGCGCATCAGGATCGGCATTTCGGTCCTGGTCATGCCCTACCGCCCGGCCGTGCTGACCGCCAAACAGCTGGCGACCCTCCAGGAGCTGTCCGACAATCGGGTTATTCTGGGGGCCGGGGTCGGCTGGCTGAGGCAGGAGTTTGAAGCCTTAGGGGTTGATCCACGCAAACGCGGCGCGCTGACCAACGAAACGCTCGAAGTCATTCACCAGCTGTTTGCCAACGATGTCAGCGCGTATAACGGCACGCACGTCAAATTCCCCGAGTTCGTGTTTGCGCCCCGGCCGGCCCGGCCGCCAATCTGGATCGGTGGCGCCGGCCCAAAGGCGCTGGAGCGGACCCTGCGCTTTGGAGACGGGTATTACCCGATCGGGCTCAAGCCGCCCGAGCTGACCGAGGTCAAGACCTATCTGGCCGAAGAGGCGGCAAAACGCGACCGGGCCGCACCCGAACTCATCACCGGCGGCATGATCCGTGAAGACCCGGTGGCCATGCTGGACCGGATCAAGATGGTCGAGGAAGCCGGGGCCGACTACTACGTGCTGGGCCTGGGGCGCTACGAGAACGCCGATGGCTATAAGCGCAGCATCGACAAGTTTGCGACCGAGGTGATGCCCAAGCTGTGA
- a CDS encoding beta-lactamase-like protein 2, whose product MAGPTRIVTDTMAGLKMPDFDIWSDWVSTVLGQNPGPFTGPGTNTYLVGKGKKPILLDTGIGLDVYDPLLKQGLAETKNGATELQEIVITHVHQDHIGGTPHVQAQFGELQVSKKAWPGKDEVHNFPLTYIEDGARVETDGATLRAIHTPGHARDHLCYYLEEEKALFTGDLVLGAGTTVIPEEGGGLIKYLPSLRKLLKLDLSVIYPAHGPAIREPYKKLNEYIAHRELREQQVLDALRAGLSEIPAMVKRIYVDVPEFLHKAAAGSVRSHLIKLEKEGVVKHDGEEWALT is encoded by the coding sequence ATGGCAGGACCAACCCGTATTGTGACCGACACCATGGCCGGGCTGAAAATGCCCGATTTCGATATCTGGAGTGACTGGGTCTCGACCGTACTGGGCCAGAACCCCGGTCCGTTTACCGGTCCCGGCACCAACACCTACCTGGTTGGCAAGGGCAAGAAGCCGATTTTGCTGGACACCGGTATCGGGCTCGACGTGTATGATCCCCTGCTCAAGCAGGGTCTGGCCGAGACCAAGAACGGCGCCACCGAACTGCAAGAGATCGTCATCACCCACGTGCACCAGGACCACATCGGCGGCACGCCGCACGTCCAGGCCCAGTTCGGCGAGCTGCAGGTGTCCAAGAAAGCCTGGCCGGGCAAGGACGAGGTCCACAATTTCCCGCTCACCTATATCGAGGACGGGGCCAGAGTTGAAACCGACGGGGCCACCCTGCGCGCGATCCATACCCCGGGCCATGCGCGGGATCATCTGTGTTACTACCTGGAAGAAGAAAAGGCCCTGTTTACCGGCGACCTCGTCCTCGGAGCGGGCACGACCGTGATCCCGGAAGAGGGCGGCGGCTTGATCAAGTATCTGCCCTCGCTGCGCAAACTCCTCAAGCTGGACCTGTCGGTCATCTATCCGGCCCACGGCCCGGCCATCCGCGAGCCGTATAAGAAGCTGAACGAGTATATCGCCCATAGAGAGCTGCGCGAACAGCAGGTGCTGGACGCCCTGCGGGCCGGACTGAGCGAGATTCCGGCCATGGTCAAGCGCATCTATGTTGACGTGCCTGAGTTTCTGCACAAGGCTGCGGCCGGCTCGGTCCGCTCACACCTGATCAAGCTGGAAAAGGAGGGGGTGGTCAAACACGACGGCGAGGAGTGGGCCCTGACCTAG